A stretch of DNA from Mesorhizobium onobrychidis:
GGCGTTGATCAGAACGGCATGATCGCCGAGATTGGCGCCTTCCTCGAAATTCAATTGGAACAGACGTCGCACCAGCCGGTTCTGCATGACCTCGCCGGCGGCACCAGCCCAGCGGATGACGCGGTGCGCGTCCAGCGTGTTGGGCGCGACCTTGATGGCGGCGAAGGCGAAGTTGATCCCCTCGGCTTCGCCCAGTGGCTCGATGCGGGCGTGGATCTCGCGGACGCGTTCGTCGCTGCCGAACTTGGCCACCATGTATTCGCGGCGATCCTTGCCTTCGGGCGGGATGGTCGGGTCGAGCTGGAACGGCCGCCAGCGTATGTGCACGTCGACATCGCTTGCCGCGGCGATCGCCTTGTCGAGCCGCTTCTGGCCGATGAAGCACCACGGACAGACGACGTCGGAGACCACATCGACGGTAATCGACTTCTCGTCGCTCATCTTGATCTCCTGTGCCGAAGAGGTCACTTCGGCTTGCGCCACCATGTCGGCAGTCGATAGCCTGATATGGGCGTCTTTTGCGGATGTTCCAGGTAGCTCCAGTAGGCGAGCCATTGCTGCGTGTTGTGCTGCATCGGAACCATGTAGTGGCCGGAGATCAACAACCTGTCGAGGACCCGGACGGCGGCAACATAATCTTCGCGGCTGCGGGCGTCGAGCATCGCCTCTAGTGCGGCATCTATCGCCGGATCGGCGACGCCGGCAAGGTTGAATGACCCTTCGGCATTGGCGGCAGCTGATCCCCAGCGCCCGAGCTGCTCGATGCCCGGCGACAGCGAGTTCTCGAAGCCGCTGGCGCCGATCAGCACATCGAAATCGAAACGTTGCTTGCGCGACTGGATCTGGTCGCCGTCAAGGCTGCGGATGGTGACAGCGATGCCGATCTTCGCCAGCGTGCGCTGGTAGATGGCGGCAAGGCGCTCCTCGTTCTGCGAGGCGGTCAGGATCTCGAAGCCGAAGGGTTTCCCCTCGGGATCGAGCATCACTCCATCCTGCAAGGTATAGCCCGCGCCCTTCAATATGTCGAAGGCAGCTTTCAGCACCTTGCGGTCCTGGCCCGAGCCGTCGGTGACGGGTGGCCGCCAGGTGCCGTCCATGACATCGGCTGGCACACGACCCGGGTAGGGTGCCAGAAGCGCCTTTTCCCTGTCGTCGGCCGGATGGCCGAGCGCGGAAAGATCGGAATTCTGCCAATAGCTCATGGTGCGCATATACTTGCCGCCAAACAAGTTCTTGTTGGCCCATTCGAAGTCGTAGAGCATGCCGAGCGCGCGTCGAACGACCGGATTGGAAAACTTCTGCAGCCGTGTGTTGAACAGGAACCCCGTCACCACTGGCGGGATGCCGGTGTCGAACGTTTCGGCGATCACGTCGCCCTTGTGGAAGGCCGGGAAGTCGAGATCGCGCTCGCGCTTGACCGGATCGCTGTCGTCATCGATGGCGCAGATGCCTTTCTTGAAAGCTTCCAGCTTGGCGTTGGCATTGAGGAAATATTCGATGGTGATCTGGTCGTAATTGTCGAAACCGCGCTTGGCGGGGATGTCCTTGCCCCAATAATTTGGGTTGCGCTTGAACACGATGCGCTGGCCAGGCGCCACGTGCGCCACGGTGTACGGGCCGCTGCCGATCACAGGTTTCAGCGTGGTCCTGTCGAAGGTCTCCTTGTCGAAAGCGTGCTTCGGTACGATTGGCGTCATCGCGATAACCAACGGAGTCTCGCGGTTAGCCTTGTCATTGAATGTAAAGCGCACGCTGCGGTCGCCGATTTTTTCGAGTTTGGCGACCATGCTCATACGGGCGCTGTAGGGTGGCCGGCCTTTCTCGGTAAAGACCTCGTAAGTGAACAGTACGTCTTCCGCAGTCATCGGTTGGCCATCAGACCACTTGGCCCTCGGATCGAGGTGGAATTCGATGCTCTTGCGCTCCGGATCCATGTCGGCAGTGTCGGCAAGCAGGCCATAAAGACTGAAGGCTTCATCGTCATTGCGCTGCATCAACGGCTCGAAGACGAGATTGCCGAAGATCCTATCGATCATGCCGCGTGCCGTCGTGCGCAGGCTTTTCAGGATGAATGGGTTGAGATTGTCGAAGCTGCCGACGACGCAATAGGTGATGCTGCCGCCCTTCGGCGCATCGGGATTGACGTAGTTGAAATGCGTATAGTCGGCCGGCAGCGCCGGCTCGCCTTGCATGGCGATCGCGTGTTTCGGCTCCGATACAGCTGGCTGAAGCGAAAGTGTGATAGACGAGATCGCGGCGATCAGCCAAACAAGAACGCGGCCCATGACCGTCTCCTTACTGGGTCGGCTTGATGATTCGGAGCGCACCCTAGCATGAGCCGGCCGCCTCCCGGTCAATCGCGAGTTCAAGAATTGCGAGTATCGGGCTGGATTCGGCACCGCTGGCAGTGTAACACGCCGTCCGAGTCATTCTGTTGCCTCATTTCAGCAACAGGTAGCTGGACCACACGGCGCGAAGAAGCCGGTCCTGGGATCATTTGAGAGGAAGTTCACGATATGACGAGCCTGAACAGCAACGCGTACCGCCTGTCGGTCCTGGCCGCTGGCGTGGTCGGCTTTCTGGGCACACAACTTCCAGCAGCTCTTGCGCAACAGCAACAGCAGATTCCGCAGGGTTGGTTCAAAGCCTGCACCAAGCAGGAAGACGTCGACATCTGCAATGTCCAGAACATCACCACTGCCGGTAACGGCCAGCTCGTCACCGGCGTCAGCCTGATCGAATTGAAGGGCAAGATAAACCGCAAGGTGTTCCAGGTGACGGTTCCGACCGGTCGCCTGGTTCCTCCCGGCATTGGCCTTCAAATCGATACCGGGAAGGCGCAGAAGCTCGATTATGTGATCTGCTTCCCCGACCGCTGCGTGGCGGAAGTCCCGCTGACCGACCAGCTCGTCGCCTCCTTCAAGAAGGGTTCGAACCTGACGCTGACCTCGGTCAATTTCCAGAACCAGCCGAACCCGATCAAGATCGCGCTGACCGGCTTCAGCGGCGCCTTCGACGGGCCGCCGCTGCAGCAGTCGGACATCGAGGATCGGCAGAAGAAGCTTCAGGATTTCGTTGCCAAGAACAATCAGGACTTCGCCAAGAAGCTCAAGGAAGAGCAGGACAAGGCGAAGACCGCCAACTGATCGCCCCTCGGGGCGAATAAGACAATTTCTCAAGCCAAGGAAAAAGCGGGGTCATGCCCCGCTTTTTTGTTCCGGCCGGCCATTTCTTGAGCCCATCAGGCCCGCAATCCGTCAGGTCAATGTCTTGACTGGCGTCTCGGCTCGTAGCGGCCGTCCGGCCTCTTGTCGAACATCTCGCCGATCTCCGGATGCCGCACCGGTTCGCCAGACTGATCCTCGAGCAAGTTCTGCTCAGACACATAGGCGATGTATTCCGTTTCCGAATTCTCGGCGAGCAAGTGGTAGAAGGGCTGGTCCTTGCGCGGCCGCACATCCGCGGGGATCGCCTCGTACCATTCGTCGGTGTTGGCGAATTGCGGGTCGACATCAAAAATGATGCCGCGGAACGGAAACAGCCGGTGGCGAACCACCTGTCCGATCGAGAATTTGGCTGTTTTCATCATCGTACTCACCACTAAGTCCTAGGAGTGCCGCGCCCTTGGAATGCGCAAAGACTCTCTAAGACTTTGAATTTACGCATTACGCTTCAAAAAATCGAGCCCGACTTATGGCGGATGCCTGACCCTCCTTGACGCAGACGCCGCATCAATTCAATGCCGAAGTGCCTGATCAATGCCGAAGCGCTTGACGGCACGTCAAGCTATGGGCCAGCCCGCCCGAGGGGCGTGCTACCGCCGGACTTGTTTCCATAAGCCACCGGCGAGCGCGGCAAAACCACTGCCGGGCCGCAGCCCCTCGCGCATGAAAAAGGCGCGAAGCGGCGCGAAGCCGCCGAGCACGCCGAGGCCGGCGCTGCGCGCCATCTGTGCCGGCAGCATGTCCGAGAGCAGCGACTTGTTGAGCAGGTTGACCGCGCCGCTGCGTGCCAGAATGTCGGGCCGCCGCCTGAAATCGTAAGCCGCGAGCGCCTTGACGGCACCTGGATCGGTTCTGTTTTCGCAAGCAATCCCAATAAGATCGTCGATATCCCTGATACCAAGGTTGAGACCTTGCGCGCCGATCGGCGGGAACACATGGGCGGCTTCGCCGACAAGTGCCACCCGGTTGCGCGCGAAGCACCGCGGCGTCACGCCCGAAAGCGCGTAGATCTGCCGGCCCGGCTCGACAGACACCCGGCCCAGCATCGATTGCATCCGCTGTTCGACCCGCATCGAAAGCGTCGCATCGTCCAGTGCGACGAGTTCCTTCGCCATTTCCGGTTCTACCACCCAGACAAGGCTGGACCGATTGCCGGGCAGGGGAACCTGGGTGAACGGGCCGGTCTCGGTGTGGAATTCGGTCGAGGTGAAAGCGTGGTCGCTGCGGTGGCCGAAATTGAGAACCAGTGCCGCCTGCGGATAGGACCGGGCGGATGTCGAGATGCCGGCAGCCTCGCGGGCCGGCGACAGGCGCCCGTCGGCAGCGACCGCCAGCGATGCTGCAACCTCGCTGCCGTCAGACAGGATCGCATGGGCATGATCGGCGTCGAGGCGCCAGGTCGCCACCATCGATTTTCGCCATTCGATGCCTGAATGCGCGGCTACCGCCCCGGCAAGTGCGGGATTGAGCGCGCTGTTGGGTAAATTCAGCCCGAACTGCTGCTCGCCGATTTCGCTGGCGCGAAAAATGACCACCGGGCTGCGGATCAGCCGGTTGGTTGCATCGACGATGCGCATAACCTTCAGCGATGCGGCTTTGGACCTCACCTCATCAAGGACGCCCAACCGTCCGAGGATCTTCAGGGCTGGGTTCATCAAGGCCGTCGTTCGGCCGTCTTGGCCATTTGCCTCAGGTCCGACGAGCGTCACCGGAAAGCCGGCATCCGCGAAGCCAAGCGCTGCGATCAGCCCTGCCGGGCCACTGCCGGCAACCAGTATCCGTGCTGTTTGCTGATGGTCCAAGTTCGCTTCCGGATTGTGATGCCAGGCGGTCGGTCCGACCTGATAAGCATATAGGTCAGATCATACGGCTTGATCAACGCGGCGATTCGGCCCATTCGATTGCCATGATCGGCCAAGACCATGATTTCAGCCATCTCGACCGTTTCGGCCGCGCCATGGCGAGCGTCTCGCGCAATCCCCGACTGGCGGTGAGCATCATTTTGGGCGCAGGCGTCCTCCTGGCCTGGCTGCTTCTCGGCGCCATGGCGATTCGCGGCGCCGAAAGCCGGGTTCCGGGCATCGATGTGCCCGGCGACATGATGCTCAGATATCTGCCGCAGCTGCCGCTGCCGGATTTTCTCGAGCGCTTCTTCACCCTTTGTCTTGCACCCGCGCCGCTCGACGGAGGCGTCGGCGCGCAGGCCGGAGCGCTCATCGTCATGTGGTTCCTGATGGCGATCGCCACCATGCTGCCCTCGGCGGCGCCGATGATCCGCACCTATTGCGAGATTGCCGATACTGCGCGGATCAAGGGCGAACCGGTCGTCCATCCGCTGGTCCTGGTCGCCGGTTACCTCAGCGTGTGGTTGGCCGCGTCGGCAGTGTTTGCGGCGCTGACGCTCATCGTCCACGCCTTCGCCTCACCTGTGCAGATGCTCGATCCGGTGGTCGGAGCGACCGGAGCAGTCGCGCTTTTGGTTGCCGGCCTCTACCAGTTCAGCGGCCTGAAGGAAGCCTGCCTGACAAAGTGCAAGAACCCGTTCTCGATCCTGTTTTCGAACTGGAGCGCGAGGCCCGGCCGCATTTTCCGGCTCGGCGTGGAGCAGGGCGTCTGGTGCCTCGGCTGCTGCTGGGCGCTGATGCTGGTGACGTTCGCCGTCGGTGTGATGAACGTGTTCTGGATGGCGCTGATCGGCCTGTTCACCTTGATCGAAAAACAGACGGCGGGCAGGCTGCCAACCCGGATCGCCGGTGCGATACTGCTTGTCTGGGCAACCGCCCTGCTAGTAGTCTCGGCATAGGGAGAGAATTCTATGGCAGATCAAGACTGGGCAATGAAGGGAGAGCTGGTGCTCTCCTGCAATTGCACGGTTTTTTGCCCTTGCGTGCTGTCTCTCGGCAGTCATCCGCCGACCGAGGGCTATTGTCAGACCTGGGCGGGGTTCCGCATCGATGCCGGCCATTTCGGCGAGGTCGACCTATCCGGCCTCAACCTTGGGCTGGTCATGGAAATCCCCGGCTATATGAGCCGCGGCAACTGGACCGCCGGACTGTTCATCGACAAGCGCGCCTCAGTCTACGCGGTAAAGGCGCTGACCAGGATTTTTACCGGCAAGGCTGGCGGAACCACCTCGCTGCTCTCCATCCTGGTCGGAAAGTTCCTCGGCGTCGAGCAAGCGCCGGTCACCTATGAGACGCGCGACAGGACGCGGATCTTCCAGATTCCGAAGATCATCGACGGGGCGGTGACACCGATCCCAGGCAAAGACCGCGACAAGGATACGGTGATCAGCAATTCAGAGTACTGGATCGCACCGGAAATCATCGTCGCCAAGTCCGACAAGAGCAAGATGCGGGCCTTCGGCCGCAACTGGAATTTTGCCGGCCGCTCGGCCGAAATCTGCAAGCTGGACTGGCGGGGCCCGTGAGCAAAAAAACAACGGCCAGGAAAATCACGGACAGGATTCCGAGGCCGAAGAAGAAAGTCACTTGGCCGCAGGCGCGCGCGTTCTCGGTCCATCTGCTGACCGCGTCGGGCTCGTTCCTGGCGTTCCTGTCGCTGGTGGCGGCGAGCGAGCAGCGCTGGACCGCGATGTTCTGGTGGCTGGGACTGGCGCTGTTCGTCGACGGTATCGACGGGCCGATCGCCAGGAAACTCGAGGTCAAGGAAATCCTGCCGACATGGTCGGGCGAACTCCTCGACAACATCATCGACTATGTCACCTACGTGCTGATACCGGCCTTCGCGCTTTACCAGCGCGGCTTCATGGGTGAGGGCCTGTCGTTCCTGTCGGCGGCGATCATCGTCGTGTCGAGCGCGATCTACTATGCCGACACCGGCATGAAGACGAAGGAAAATTTCTTCAAGGGGTTTCCGGTGGTCTGGAACATGGTGGTGTTCACGCTGTTCGTCATCGATCCGGGACAGTGGGTTTCCTTCGCCGTCGTCGTGGTGGCCGGCATTCTGACCTTCGTGCCGATCAATTTCATCCACCCGGTGCGGGTGGTGCGGCTGCGCCCGATCAACCTTGGGATGACGCTGCTATGGTGCGCTTTCGGAGCGCTGGCGCTGGCGCAGGCAGCTCTTGCCGCCTTCTACGACCAGATCGGCGTCTTGGGCGAGCAGGTGAGTGTCTTCACCAAGATCGGCATCACGGTCACCGGACTTTACCTCGCATGCATCGGCGGTATCATGCAGCTCTTTCCAACGCTCGGCGCCAAGAAATCCTGATCCCAACAGAAGTCTGGTCAATGTCCAAAGCAATACGCATCCACGCGAATGGCGGTCCGGAGGTTCTGACCTATGAGGACACCGATCCGGGCCAACCCGGCTCGGGACAAATCCTGGTCAAGCACACGGCGATCGGCCTCAATTTCATCGACGTCTATCATCGCTCCGGCCTTTATCCGCCGCCAGGCGGTTTTCCGCTGATCCCCGGCAGCGAGGCGGCCGGGGTGGTGGTGGAAGTGGGCGCGGATATCGACTGGCTGAAGCCGGGCGATCGCATCGCCTATGCCGTGACGACTGGCGCCTATGCCGAGCAGCGCGTGATCGCCGCCGACCGCGTGGTGAGGGTGCCGGACGGCATCAGCGACGAGCAGGCGGCCGCCATGATGCTGAAAGGGATGACGGCGGAGTATCTGCTGCGCCGTACCTTTAAGGTGAAGGCGGGCGACACGATCCTGTTTCACGCGGCGGCCGGGGGCGTCGGACTGATCCTCGGCCAATGGGCCAAGCACCTTGGCGCAACCGTGATCGGCACCGCCAGCTCCACCGACAAGATCGAGCTCGCCAAGGCGCATGGCTTCGACCATGTCATCAACTACCGCGAGCAGGACTTCGTCGCCGGCGTCCTCGCCATCACCGGCGGCAAGAAATGCGACGTCGTCTATGACTCGGTAGGCAACGACACCTTTCCGGCCTCGCTCGACTGCCTGAAGCCCCTCGGCATGTTCGCCAGCTTCGGTCAATCGTCAGGACCGATCCCGCCGTTCAGCATGTCGTTGCTGGCCCAGAAAGGTTCGCTGTTTGCAACCCGGCCGACGCTGTTCGTCTACAACGCCAAGCGCGAAGACCTGGAGGCGTCCGCCGCCGCGTTGTTCGAAATCGTGCTCAGCGGCGCGGTCGAGATCAAGATCAACCAGCGCTACGCGCTCAAGGATGCCGGCAAGGCGCATTCCGACCTTGAAGGCCGCAGGACGACCGGGACAACCATTCTTATCCCTTGAGCCTTGCTATCCCTTGAGTTTCCGCTGAAATTCTTGAAGCTCTTTCAAGACGGGTGCCGCTTTGCGATGACAGCAGGCCGCGCATACCATGCCTGCGGGAACACAGAACATATCTGGCAAACCAGATGGGAGGCACTGTGAGTGCAAATCAGGACGACGCAAACCTGCTCGAGGTTCGTGGCCTTACCAAGACGTTCGGCACGCTGACCGCGTGCGACCATATCGATCTCAACGTCGCAAAAGGCGAAATCCACGCATTGCTCGGCGAGAACGGCGCCGGCAAGTCGACGCTCGTCAAAATGCTGTTCGGAACATTGGAGCCCAATTCGGGCGAGATTTTCTGGAACGATCAGGCGGTCACGATCACCAATCCCGGCTTTGCGAAGAAGCTCGGCATCGGCATGGTGTTCCAGCATTTTTCGTTGTTCGAGGCACTGACGGCGGCCGAGAACATCGCGTTGTCATTGGACGACGGTTCGCCGATCAGCACGATCGCCGCGAAGGCGAGGGCGCTTTCCTACAGCTACGGCCTGCCGCTCGACCCGCAGTCGCTGGTCGGCGATCTCTCGGTCGGTGAGCGCCAGCGTATCGAGATCATCCGTTGTCTTCTGCAGATGCCGCAGCTCATCATTCTCGACGAGCCGACTTCGGTGCTGACGCCGCAGGAAGCCGACAAGCTGTTCGAAACGCTCGAACGGTTGCGCTCGGAAGGAAAGTCCATCCTCTACATTTCGCACCGGCTGGAAGAGGTCAAGCGCATCTGCGACCGCGCCACCGTGCTGCGCCACGGCAAGGTGGTTGGCCATTGCAACCCGCGCAAGGAAACCGCGGCATCGCTGGCACGCATGATGGTCGGCAACGACGTTCAGGCCGTGGTGCGCGCGCCGGTTCAGGGTATTGAGAGCGCGCAGCCGCTGCTTGAAATTCGCGCACTCAGCCGCAGGCCGGCAACGCCGTTCTCGATCCCGCTCAGGAATATCAACCTGACGGTACGCGCCGGCGAAGTGATCGGCATTGCAGGCGTTGCCGGCAACGGCCAGGGCGAGTTCTTCGAATCCGTTTCCGGCGAGGTGCCGCAGCAGGATGCCGCCTCGGTGCGCATACGCGGCAAGGATGCCGGCGGCCTCAGCATCACCGGCAGGCGGCTGATGGGCGCTGCCTTCGTGCCGGAAGAGCGGCTCGGCCACGGTGCAGCACCCCGCATGAAGCTTTCGGAAAACCTGCTTCTGTCGCGCCATGCCACCGACGGCAAGGTGTTTGTCGGCGCCGGCGGAATGGTCAAAAGCGATGCGATCTATGCCGCTGCCCAGCGCATCATCAAGGCGATGGATGTGCGCAAGAGCGCTCCGGACCCGGAGGCGGCAGCGCTTTCAGGCGGCAATCTGCAGAAATTCATTGTCGGCCGCGAACTCGACCGCAGGCCAAGTGTCATGGTCGTCAATCAGCCGACATGGGGCGTCGACGCCGGTGCCGCCGCCCACATTCGCCAGACGCTGATCGAATTGGCGCGCAGCGGCTCGGCAGTGCTGGTCATCAGTCAGGATCTCGACGAATTGTTCGAGATATCCGACGCGATCGCGGTGATGCACAATGGCGAATTGTCGAAGCCTTTGCCGAGCGCCGAGGCCACGTTCGAAAAGATAGGACTGCTGATGGGCGGGGCCGAGCCAGGCCACGCCGAACACGCTCTGGAGACGTCATGATGCGCCTCGAACTCGTCAAACGGCCACAGCGCTCAATGCTGTTCTCGGCGCTGTCGCCCTTCATTGCATTCGTGTTGACGATCATTGCCGGCGCGATCCTGTTCGCACTGCTTGGCGTCAATCCTTTGAAGGCGTTCCAAATTTACTTCCTCGAGCCGGTCAGTCAGGTCTGGCAGCTGCATGAGCTGGCGATCAAGGCGGCACCGCTCATCCTGATCGGGGTCGGCCTGTCGGTTTGCTACAGGGCCAACATCTGGAACATCGGCGCGGAAGGCCAATTCATCCTGGGCGGCATCGTCGGCTCGAGCATTCCGGTGCTGTTTCCGCAGTTTGAAGGGCCGCTGGTGCTGCCGCTTATGCTGCTGTTCGGCATGGTCGGCGGTGCCGCCTACGCCGCCATTCCCGCCTTGCTCAAGACGCGCTTCAACACCAACGAGATTCTGACCAGCCTGATGCTGGTCTATGTCGCGCAGCTGTTCCTCGACTGGCTGGTGCGCGGGCCGTGGCGCGATCCGAAGGGTTTTAATTTCCCGCAGACGATACAGTTCAACGACTCGGCCATATTGCCGGAACTGATGCCGGCCTCCGGCCGTGCCAATTGGGGTTTCGTGTTCGCGCTGGTCGCGGCGGTGCTGGTATGGATCCTGATGAGCCGCATGCTGAAAGGCTTTGAGGTTCGCGTGCTCGGCTCAAGCCCCAGGGCAGGGCGCTTCGCCGGCTTCGGTATCAACCGGATGGTGTTCTTCGCCTTCATGCTGTCTGGTGCACTGGCCGGACTTGCCGGCATCTCGGAAGTCTCCGGCGCTATCGGCCAGCTGCAGCCGGTGATTTCACCCGGCTACGGCTTTGCCGCCATCATCGTGGCGTTCCTCGGCCGGCTCAATCCACTAGGCATCGTTGCGGCGGGCCTGGTGCTGGCGCTGACCTATCTCGGCGGCGAAGCGGTGCAAAGCGCGCTCGGCATCTCCGACAAGGTGGCGCGCGTGTTCCAGGGCATGCTCCTGTTCTTCGTGCTCGGCTGCGACACCCTCATTCACTACCGTATTCGTCTGATCGGCTTTGCCGCGCCGAAGCTTGAATCCGCGCCGAAGCTGGAGGAGGCCCGCTGATGGACATCACCGTCAACATTCTTTTGACCATCGCAACCGCGGCGACGCCTTTGCTGATCGCGGCAATCGGCGAGTTGGTGGTCGAACGTTCCGGCGTGCTCAATCTCGGTGTCGAAGGCATGATGATCATGGGGGCGGTCGGCGGTTTCGGCGCCGGCTATCTCACCGGATCGCCGTGGATCGGGTTGTTGGCGGCGATCGCCTTGGGTGCGGTGTTTTCGCTGCTGTTCGCCGTCATGACGCTGTCGCTGGCCACCAACCAGGTGGCGACCGGCCTGTCGCTGACATTGCTCGGCCTCGGACTTTCCGGCATGATGGGCACCAGCTTTGTCGGCCAGCCCGGCGCGAGGCTGCCAAACCTCGACATTCCCGGCCTGACAGCGATCCCCGTCATCGGCAGGTTGTTGTTCGGCCAGGACCCGATCTTCTACATCTCGATCGCATTGACCGCCGCCGTCATGTGGTTCCTGTTCAAGACCCGCACCGGGCTCACGCTGCGTTCGATCGGCGACAGCCACACATCGGCCCATGCGCTTGGCATCGAGGTCATCCGCTACCGCTATCTGGCGGTGATTTTCGGCGGCGCCTGTGCAGGCCTTGCCGGAGGCCACCTGTCGCTGGTCTATACGCCGCAATGGGTGGAGAACATGACCGCCGGACGCGGCTGGATCGCGCTGGCGCTGGTCGTGTTCGCATCATGGCGGCCATGGCGGGTGCTGGCTGGCGCCTATATCTTCGGCGCGGTATGGATCGGCCAACTTCATGCACAGGCTTTTGGCATTCCGGTTCCCTCGCAACTGCTTTCTTCGTTGCCCTATCTGGCAACCATCGTGGTTCTCGTTCTAATCTCGCGCAACAAGCGTTTGACGATGATGAACACACCGGCTTCCTTGGGGCAGCCATTCGTTCCGGATCGTTGAGAATAAAAGACAAACGGGAAGCTCCAAGGCTTAACTCAGAGAGGTAACACGATGAAAAAACTGCTTATTGCGCTGATGGCCACGGCGGTAGCATTGTCGCTGGCGGCGACCGCCGAAGCGCAGGAAAAGCTGAAAGCCTGTTGGGTCTATACCGGCCCGATTGGTGATTTCGGTTATTCGTACCAGCATGACCAGGGCCGCCTGGACGTAGAGAAGGCACTCGGCGACAAGGTCGAGACTGCGTATCTGGAGAACGTCTCCGAGGGTCCCGATGCCGATCGTGCCTTCGAGCGCCTGGCGCGCGAAGGCTGCAAGATCATTTTCGGCACGTCCTTCGGCTTCATGGACCCCGAAGTGAAGGTCGCCAAGAAGTTCCCCGACGTGATGTTCGAGCACGCGACCGGCTACAAGACGGCTGAAAATCTCGGCATCTACAACGCACGTTTCTACGAAGGCCGCTACATCCTCGGCCAGATCGCCGCCAAGCAATCGAAGTCGGGCGTCGCCGGCTACATCGTTTCGTTCCCGATTCCCGAGGTGGTCATGGGCATCAATTCCTTCATGCTCGGCGCCCAGTCAATCAAGCCGGATTTCAAGGCGAAGATCGTCTGGGTCAATTCATGGTTCGATCCGGGCAAGGAAGCCGATGCCGCCAAGGCTCTGTTCGACCAGGGCGCCGACATCATCGTCCAGCACACCGACTCGACCGCTCCCCTGCAAGTCGCCGAAGAGCGCGGACTGCAGGGCTTCGGCCAGTCTTCGGACATGATCAAGTTCGCTCCCAAGGCACAGTTGACCTCGATCGTCGACGATTGGGGGCCGTATTATATCGGCCGGGTGAAGGCTGCACTCGACGGCACCTGGAAGCCCGGCAATGTCTGGCTGGGTATCAAGGACGGCGCCGTTAAGATGGCCCCTTACACCAACATGCCCGACGACGTGAAGGCGATGGCGGAAGCCACCGAGAAGAAGATTATCGACGGATGGAATCCTTTCACCGGGCCGATTGCCAAGCAGGACGGAACGCCGTGGCTGAAGGACGGCGAAGTCGCCGACGACGCCACGCTGCTCGGCATGAACTTCTACGTCAAGGGCGTCGACGACAAGCTGCCGCAGTAAGCGCAAGCCTTGGCTCGGCCGGCTTTCGCCGGAACAGGAGAGGCGCCTTTGGGCGCCTCTTTTCATCTGCAGAGCTTCGAAGGTTAACCTGCCCGGCTGCGAATCCCATTCACGAAAGTTCAGCGGGTGTGAACGCCCGTAGGCAGCCTGATACGATCCGATGTGGGAGCGAGCGCCGGGCGCCCATCCGTCGTGATCTGCCATATCTCGACGGCGCCGCCAAGCGGCGCTTCCTCATTGCGGTAACGGTTCACGCCAACGAAGAGCTTTTGTCCCGTGCGATCAAAAGCGAGTCCTTGCGGCAGCACGCCTGCGAGCGGCCATTCGCCGTGCGGCGATAGCCGTCCTGTTTCAGAGTCCAGCTGATAGAGGCTGAGCGACGCGT
This window harbors:
- a CDS encoding UbiH/UbiF family hydroxylase; the protein is MDHQQTARILVAGSGPAGLIAALGFADAGFPVTLVGPEANGQDGRTTALMNPALKILGRLGVLDEVRSKAASLKVMRIVDATNRLIRSPVVIFRASEIGEQQFGLNLPNSALNPALAGAVAAHSGIEWRKSMVATWRLDADHAHAILSDGSEVAASLAVAADGRLSPAREAAGISTSARSYPQAALVLNFGHRSDHAFTSTEFHTETGPFTQVPLPGNRSSLVWVVEPEMAKELVALDDATLSMRVEQRMQSMLGRVSVEPGRQIYALSGVTPRCFARNRVALVGEAAHVFPPIGAQGLNLGIRDIDDLIGIACENRTDPGAVKALAAYDFRRRPDILARSGAVNLLNKSLLSDMLPAQMARSAGLGVLGGFAPLRAFFMREGLRPGSGFAALAGGLWKQVRR
- a CDS encoding invasion associated locus B family protein, whose translation is MTSLNSNAYRLSVLAAGVVGFLGTQLPAALAQQQQQIPQGWFKACTKQEDVDICNVQNITTAGNGQLVTGVSLIELKGKINRKVFQVTVPTGRLVPPGIGLQIDTGKAQKLDYVICFPDRCVAEVPLTDQLVASFKKGSNLTLTSVNFQNQPNPIKIALTGFSGAFDGPPLQQSDIEDRQKKLQDFVAKNNQDFAKKLKEEQDKAKTAN
- a CDS encoding DUF1326 domain-containing protein, which gives rise to MADQDWAMKGELVLSCNCTVFCPCVLSLGSHPPTEGYCQTWAGFRIDAGHFGEVDLSGLNLGLVMEIPGYMSRGNWTAGLFIDKRASVYAVKALTRIFTGKAGGTTSLLSILVGKFLGVEQAPVTYETRDRTRIFQIPKIIDGAVTPIPGKDRDKDTVISNSEYWIAPEIIVAKSDKSKMRAFGRNWNFAGRSAEICKLDWRGP
- a CDS encoding DsbA family oxidoreductase, translating into MSDEKSITVDVVSDVVCPWCFIGQKRLDKAIAAASDVDVHIRWRPFQLDPTIPPEGKDRREYMVAKFGSDERVREIHARIEPLGEAEGINFAFAAIKVAPNTLDAHRVIRWAGAAGEVMQNRLVRRLFQLNFEEGANLGDHAVLINAAREAGMDASVVETLLPTDADVEAVRTEIATASRMGITGVPCFLLEGKYAVMGAQDADTLTDAIRQVAAAKARGELEKAN
- a CDS encoding DUF2182 domain-containing protein — its product is MIGQDHDFSHLDRFGRAMASVSRNPRLAVSIILGAGVLLAWLLLGAMAIRGAESRVPGIDVPGDMMLRYLPQLPLPDFLERFFTLCLAPAPLDGGVGAQAGALIVMWFLMAIATMLPSAAPMIRTYCEIADTARIKGEPVVHPLVLVAGYLSVWLAASAVFAALTLIVHAFASPVQMLDPVVGATGAVALLVAGLYQFSGLKEACLTKCKNPFSILFSNWSARPGRIFRLGVEQGVWCLGCCWALMLVTFAVGVMNVFWMALIGLFTLIEKQTAGRLPTRIAGAILLVWATALLVVSA
- the hspQ gene encoding heat shock protein HspQ; the protein is MKTAKFSIGQVVRHRLFPFRGIIFDVDPQFANTDEWYEAIPADVRPRKDQPFYHLLAENSETEYIAYVSEQNLLEDQSGEPVRHPEIGEMFDKRPDGRYEPRRQSRH
- a CDS encoding extracellular solute-binding protein; the encoded protein is MGRVLVWLIAAISSITLSLQPAVSEPKHAIAMQGEPALPADYTHFNYVNPDAPKGGSITYCVVGSFDNLNPFILKSLRTTARGMIDRIFGNLVFEPLMQRNDDEAFSLYGLLADTADMDPERKSIEFHLDPRAKWSDGQPMTAEDVLFTYEVFTEKGRPPYSARMSMVAKLEKIGDRSVRFTFNDKANRETPLVIAMTPIVPKHAFDKETFDRTTLKPVIGSGPYTVAHVAPGQRIVFKRNPNYWGKDIPAKRGFDNYDQITIEYFLNANAKLEAFKKGICAIDDDSDPVKRERDLDFPAFHKGDVIAETFDTGIPPVVTGFLFNTRLQKFSNPVVRRALGMLYDFEWANKNLFGGKYMRTMSYWQNSDLSALGHPADDREKALLAPYPGRVPADVMDGTWRPPVTDGSGQDRKVLKAAFDILKGAGYTLQDGVMLDPEGKPFGFEILTASQNEERLAAIYQRTLAKIGIAVTIRSLDGDQIQSRKQRFDFDVLIGASGFENSLSPGIEQLGRWGSAAANAEGSFNLAGVADPAIDAALEAMLDARSREDYVAAVRVLDRLLISGHYMVPMQHNTQQWLAYWSYLEHPQKTPISGYRLPTWWRKPK